The DNA sequence CGATATCATTCGGGATCACCAGACTTTCAGGGTTATGCGTCGGAGGGTAAGCGGCATGTGGATGAAGGTGTACCGACTTGTCCTTGTGGCGACGATGTTCGGCGCGACCCTAGGATGTGGTCCTCCCATGAGCGTCGAAAGCAGTGCATCCGAAGTTTCGATCCAGGCAATAACAGCGGACCCGGCCGCCTTCGACGGAATGCGCGTTCGTGTCAAAGGAAGGTTTCTGGATACTGGCGGTGTAGGTACTCCCGCATGCGAACGTTCCGGATCAGGAGTCCCAACTTTCATAGATGCTTACGTTGCGCCGCCGACAGACATGTATTTGGTGGGAGATGGAGCTAGTGGAGATCCGCCTCGACTGGCGCTCCAACTAACGAGTGAGCCGGGAAGACGACCGCCGGGATCCGGAACGCCCAAGGTGCCGAATCGTACGGAGATGACTCTCGTCGGCACAGTAGTCAATGCTCAGTTCGAAGACCTATGCATCAAGGGGAGGTACTACAAGAGTGCGTGGTTCGTCGTTAGCAAAGAGGAAAACGCCGAGTATTTCTGGAAGTAGAAACCATCTCAGACCGCCGCTCCAGAGGTTCCGCTGCTTGAAGCTGCTACGATGCAATGAGCGAGACAGGCGCATTTCACTGTCTCGTCGACGTTGGGCCGGGGCTACGGCGGCGGAACTTTCCGCCGCCACAGCGTTGAACCTATGACCAGCGGGTCTCGGTCCAGGAGAGCGGCACCTGCTCCTCGATCTTGGAATCGTCCAGTTCCATGCCGAGCCCGGGCCGGTCGTCAAGCGTAATCACACCGCCCACCGGAGTAACGGGATTGCGCAAAAACCACTGATGGATGACGTTCCACTTGATGAGGTACTCCTGCAACGGCACCAGCGTCGCCGGCTGGGCGGCCGTCACGTGCGCGCCGGCGTTCGAGGAGTGCCCGTGCGGGATGACCGGCAGGTCGTAGGCCGAGGCCAGCGCCAGGATCTTGAGCGTCTCCGAGATGCCGCCGCACCAGTAGATGTCTGGCTGAAGCACGTCAACGGCCTGCGCGTCCATCAACTGCTTCAGGCCCCAGCGGGTGTACTCATGCTCGCCGCCGGAGATCGGGACGACTGACTGCGCCCGGATCTGGGCGTAGCTGTCGATCTTGTCGGGGAGGACCGGCTCCTCGATCCAGCGCGGGTTGAACTCGGCCAGCAATTCGGCCATCTTGATCGTGTACGGCACGTCCCAGGACATCCAGGCGTCCAGCATGATGTCCACGTCGTCGCCGACGGCCTCGCGGACGGCGCGGACCATCTCGACGTTCTTGCGGATGCCCTCGCGGCCGTCGGTCGGCCCCTCGCGGAAGAACCACTTCATCGCCGTGAAGCCGAGATCCTTGTACTCCTTCGCGCGGGCGGCAGCCTTCTCCGGCTCGACCGAGAACCCGAGCATGCTGGCGTAGCAGGGGATCTCCTTGCGGGTCGGCCCGCCGAGGATCTTGTAGACCGGCGCGTTCAGGATGCGGCCCTTCAGATCCCAGAGGGCGCAGTCCACGGCGCTGATGGCGATCATCGTACTGCCCTTCCGTCCGTGGACGGAGTGGCGGTACATCTTGTCCCAGAGCAGCTCGTGGGCCATCGGGTCCGCGCCGATCAGCAGCCCCTTGAGCTGGGTGTCGATGATGAAGGCGTACTCCAGGGTGATCGGCCCGCCGATGCCGCTCAGGCCCTCGTCGGTGACGATCTCCAGGAAGACCGACGACATCCGGTACTTGCCGTCAGCGATCTTCTCCAGCCACGCTGGCCCTTCGGTCTTGTGCTCGGCGTACACGTCGATCGGGCGGACAAGGCGTTCTTCCCAGA is a window from the Chloroflexota bacterium genome containing:
- a CDS encoding mandelate racemase/muconate lactonizing protein is translated as MKITDVKLFQLKGTMEFPGEFWEERLVRPIDVYAEHKTEGPAWLEKIADGKYRMSSVFLEIVTDEGLSGIGGPITLEYAFIIDTQLKGLLIGADPMAHELLWDKMYRHSVHGRKGSTMIAISAVDCALWDLKGRILNAPVYKILGGPTRKEIPCYASMLGFSVEPEKAAARAKEYKDLGFTAMKWFFREGPTDGREGIRKNVEMVRAVREAVGDDVDIMLDAWMSWDVPYTIKMAELLAEFNPRWIEEPVLPDKIDSYAQIRAQSVVPISGGEHEYTRWGLKQLMDAQAVDVLQPDIYWCGGISETLKILALASAYDLPVIPHGHSSNAGAHVTAAQPATLVPLQEYLIKWNVIHQWFLRNPVTPVGGVITLDDRPGLGMELDDSKIEEQVPLSWTETRWS